A genomic segment from Janibacter sp. DB-40 encodes:
- a CDS encoding hotdog fold domain-containing protein: MAQQTFTLYKLISRLPRGKSIFSLLYSRKAPYFATVRPKVREVRENYAELSIANRKAVHNHIGTLHAIAVCNGLEAAMGLLAEATCPSEQRWLPRGLQVEYLAKSTTDLLCIAETDPADWAAAPGDVDIRVKAVRTDGVVAVRGVIPVYVSMKPTKD, translated from the coding sequence GTGGCACAGCAGACCTTCACCCTGTACAAGCTCATCTCCCGGCTCCCGCGGGGCAAGTCGATCTTCTCGCTGCTCTACAGCAGGAAGGCGCCCTACTTCGCGACCGTGCGCCCGAAGGTGCGTGAGGTCCGGGAGAACTACGCCGAGCTGTCCATCGCCAACCGCAAGGCGGTGCACAACCACATCGGCACCCTGCACGCCATCGCCGTGTGCAACGGTCTCGAGGCCGCCATGGGGCTGCTCGCCGAGGCCACCTGCCCCTCGGAGCAGCGGTGGCTGCCGCGTGGCCTGCAGGTGGAGTACCTCGCGAAGTCGACCACCGACCTGCTGTGCATCGCCGAGACCGACCCGGCCGACTGGGCCGCCGCCCCCGGCGACGTCGACATCCGCGTCAAGGCGGTGCGCACCGACGGGGTGGTCGCCGTCCGGGGCGTCATCCCGGTCTACGTGTCGATGAAGCCGACGAAGGACTGA
- a CDS encoding SRPBCC family protein codes for MSESTRGFSHRESIRVAERPEVVYDVVSDVTRTGEWSPICTACWWDDPRQAGQVGAWFTGHNEQPGRTWETRSRVVAADRGREFAWVVGDGFVRWGFLMAPLGEDTELTETWEFLPRGLEMFHEKYGERAETEIATRTEQAHAGIPRTLDAIKRIVEG; via the coding sequence ATGAGCGAGAGCACGCGAGGGTTCAGCCACCGTGAGTCCATCCGGGTCGCCGAACGGCCGGAGGTGGTCTACGACGTGGTCTCGGACGTCACCCGCACGGGCGAGTGGAGTCCGATCTGCACCGCGTGCTGGTGGGACGACCCCCGGCAGGCCGGGCAGGTCGGTGCGTGGTTCACCGGGCACAACGAGCAGCCGGGACGCACCTGGGAGACCCGCTCCCGGGTGGTGGCGGCCGATCGGGGCCGCGAGTTCGCCTGGGTCGTCGGCGACGGCTTCGTCAGGTGGGGCTTCCTCATGGCGCCGTTGGGCGAGGACACCGAGCTGACCGAGACCTGGGAGTTCCTGCCGCGCGGGCTGGAGATGTTCCACGAGAAGTACGGCGAGCGTGCCGAGACGGAGATCGCGACGCGGACGGAGCAGGCCCACGCGGGCATCCCGCGGACGCTCGACGCCATCAAACGCATCGTCGAGGGGTAG
- a CDS encoding MMPL family transporter: MTTTLLPHRPDAPPQRRGAGLAHRLTSRRGAALVLALALLVVGLASTLLGSSQAPPRGDSYPASTESAVVAQELEGFPDSDEAPVLLVATKGGAPLSPSDLSAVDEMASGLEAAGDPTPARPSEDGAAAVVTLPMTSHEDSDATARMIEDLRDQIAATTPDGVTVEVTGGPAFGADITSSFDGANVTLLAVTIGVVTLLLLLTYRSPVLWLVPLAVVGAADQLAGTVTAAVGDWSGLSFDAGIVSVLVFGAGTNYALLLVSRYREELHVHEDHHAALASAWRATVPAILASNVTVVLALGTLLLASVPGTRGLGLASAVGLVIALAAITLVLPAALALVGRRVFWPFVPRPGQAPEHDGIWARLARRVVTRPAAHLVGGLTVLVVIASGLSGANVGLGQADSFRAASESADGLTTVGEHFPAGASAPFAVTTNSPSTLATVDALEDVDGVTTAAPAGDDGEGRTRVTVIGEPAPGSPVGLELAADLREAAHDVPGADARVGGGSAELLDARSAAESDLRTVVPLVLIVSLVVLVVLLRAVVGPLVLLALNAVSALAALGMGAWLDEHLMGNPALDVQVPLIAFLFLVALGIDYTIFLMHRARSETAEHGTREGVARAVARTGTVITSAGVVLAAVFAALGVLPLVVLGQLGLIVGLGVLLDTLLVRRSSCPRPRPSSAIASGGHHTPAG, from the coding sequence ATGACAACCACCCTGCTCCCGCACCGCCCCGACGCGCCGCCACAGCGGCGCGGGGCGGGTCTCGCCCACCGGCTCACCAGCCGCCGCGGCGCGGCCCTCGTCCTCGCCCTCGCCCTCCTCGTCGTTGGGCTGGCCAGCACGCTCCTCGGCTCGAGCCAGGCTCCGCCCCGTGGCGACAGCTACCCCGCGAGCACCGAGTCGGCGGTGGTGGCGCAGGAGCTGGAGGGCTTCCCCGACAGCGACGAGGCACCGGTCCTCCTCGTCGCGACGAAGGGGGGAGCCCCCCTCTCCCCGTCCGACCTGTCCGCCGTCGACGAGATGGCCTCGGGTCTGGAAGCGGCAGGAGACCCGACGCCGGCGCGACCGTCCGAGGACGGCGCGGCGGCGGTGGTCACGCTGCCGATGACCTCCCACGAGGACTCGGACGCGACCGCGCGGATGATCGAGGACCTTCGCGACCAGATCGCCGCGACCACGCCCGACGGGGTGACCGTCGAGGTGACCGGCGGCCCGGCGTTCGGCGCGGACATCACGTCCTCCTTCGACGGCGCGAACGTCACGCTCCTCGCCGTGACCATCGGCGTCGTCACCCTCCTGCTCCTGCTCACCTACCGCTCCCCCGTGCTCTGGCTCGTCCCGCTGGCCGTCGTCGGCGCGGCCGACCAGCTCGCCGGCACCGTCACCGCTGCCGTCGGTGACTGGAGCGGCCTGTCCTTCGATGCCGGGATCGTCTCCGTCCTCGTCTTCGGCGCCGGCACCAACTACGCCCTCCTGCTGGTCTCCCGATACCGCGAGGAGCTGCACGTGCACGAGGACCACCACGCCGCCCTCGCATCGGCATGGCGCGCCACCGTGCCCGCGATCCTCGCGAGCAACGTGACCGTCGTCCTCGCCCTGGGCACCCTGCTGCTCGCCTCGGTCCCCGGAACACGCGGCCTCGGCCTCGCCTCGGCCGTGGGCCTCGTCATCGCGCTGGCGGCGATCACGCTCGTCCTGCCGGCGGCCCTCGCGTTGGTGGGCCGCAGAGTCTTCTGGCCCTTCGTCCCCAGACCGGGGCAGGCCCCGGAGCACGACGGCATCTGGGCGAGGCTCGCCCGTCGCGTCGTCACCCGCCCGGCCGCCCACCTCGTCGGCGGCCTCACCGTACTCGTCGTCATCGCCTCCGGTCTCTCCGGGGCGAACGTCGGCCTGGGCCAGGCGGACTCCTTCCGCGCCGCCTCAGAGTCCGCGGACGGCCTCACCACCGTCGGTGAGCACTTCCCCGCCGGGGCGTCCGCCCCCTTCGCCGTCACGACGAACAGCCCGAGCACGCTGGCGACCGTCGACGCGCTCGAGGACGTCGACGGCGTGACCACGGCCGCCCCGGCCGGTGACGACGGCGAGGGCCGCACACGCGTCACCGTCATCGGCGAGCCCGCGCCCGGCTCCCCGGTCGGCCTCGAGCTCGCCGCGGACCTGCGCGAGGCGGCCCACGACGTCCCCGGCGCCGACGCCCGGGTCGGTGGCGGGTCCGCGGAGCTGCTCGACGCCCGCTCCGCTGCGGAGAGCGACCTGAGGACGGTCGTCCCGCTCGTGCTGATCGTCAGCCTCGTCGTGCTCGTGGTCCTGCTGCGCGCCGTCGTCGGCCCGCTGGTGCTGCTGGCGCTCAACGCCGTCAGCGCACTGGCAGCGCTCGGCATGGGCGCGTGGCTCGACGAGCACCTCATGGGCAACCCGGCCCTGGACGTGCAGGTCCCGCTGATCGCCTTCCTCTTCCTCGTGGCCCTGGGGATCGACTACACGATCTTCCTCATGCACCGGGCCCGGTCGGAGACGGCCGAGCACGGCACCCGCGAGGGCGTCGCCCGGGCGGTGGCCCGCACCGGCACGGTGATCACGAGTGCGGGTGTCGTCCTCGCCGCGGTCTTCGCGGCCCTCGGGGTGCTGCCCCTGGTCGTCCTGGGGCAGCTCGGCCTCATCGTCGGGCTCGGGGTCCTGCTCGACACCCTCCTCGTGCGCAGGTCGTCGTGCCCGCGGCCACGGCCCTCCTCGGCGATCGCTTCTGGTGGCCATCACACGCCGGCCGGGTAG
- a CDS encoding ATP-dependent DNA helicase produces the protein MSSSVESLLAAAVGGVGGTTRPGQVEMATAVARAIDTEEHLLVQAGTGTGKSLAYLVPAVDHAQRTGQPAVVATATLALQAQIVDRDMPRLADSLEGHLKRRPTYAIVKGRRNYVCKHKVEGGFPDEDEGMFDVGEVDAAAGRLGKEVVRVREWAAETESGDRDELVPGVSEKAWRQVSVSAQECLGQKCPMVAECFVERSREAAKDVDVVVTNHSFMAIDAFEGRPMLPEHDVLVIDEAHELVDRVTSTVTDELTPGAIRAAARRARKYAESDDDLEDLAGDLEAVLEQAPEGRLAAGIPDSLASILGRCRDVGRTLLTEMKPPKGESVDGSRQIALAAVDELHETAVRMLQEHELDVIWVSRDPRRGPVLRVAPMSVAMRVRERIFGTGATDDDESVRDRTVILTSATLELGGTFDAVAGTLGLRGPGAPEWTGLDVGSPFDYAQQGIAYVAEHLPAPGRDGLATQTLDEIEALVRAAGGRTLGLFSSMRAAKEASEAMRERLGSEFTVLCQGEEMIGTLVRDFARDPRTILFGTLTLWQGVDVPGSACQLVLIDRIPFPRPDDPLSSARTQEIARRGGNGFMAVSATHAALRLAQGAGRLIRKGDDRGVVAFLDNRMIKARYAGFLQRSLPPFWPTTDRELVLGALRRLDQIAPEVQAVADPAKRGMTGQPVAADPGPADGVRTAVTQGEGWSVQDDDELRDGVDLGLPLDELAASLAKDESVVAARAATLGLAVPTRG, from the coding sequence GTGTCCTCGTCAGTTGAGTCCCTGCTCGCCGCCGCCGTCGGGGGAGTGGGCGGCACGACCCGCCCCGGGCAGGTCGAGATGGCCACCGCGGTCGCCCGCGCCATCGACACCGAGGAGCACCTGCTCGTCCAGGCCGGCACCGGGACGGGCAAGTCCCTGGCCTACCTCGTGCCTGCCGTCGATCATGCGCAGCGCACCGGCCAGCCCGCGGTCGTCGCCACCGCGACCTTGGCGCTGCAGGCCCAGATCGTCGACCGGGACATGCCCCGCCTCGCCGACTCCCTCGAGGGTCACCTCAAGCGTCGCCCGACGTACGCGATCGTCAAGGGCCGCCGCAACTACGTGTGCAAGCACAAGGTCGAGGGCGGCTTCCCCGACGAGGACGAGGGCATGTTCGACGTCGGCGAGGTCGACGCCGCTGCCGGGCGACTGGGCAAGGAGGTCGTCCGGGTGCGTGAGTGGGCGGCCGAGACCGAGTCCGGCGACCGTGACGAGCTCGTGCCCGGCGTCTCCGAGAAGGCCTGGCGCCAGGTCTCCGTCTCCGCGCAGGAGTGCCTCGGCCAGAAGTGCCCGATGGTCGCCGAGTGCTTCGTCGAGCGCTCCCGCGAGGCGGCGAAGGACGTCGACGTCGTCGTCACCAACCACTCCTTCATGGCCATCGACGCCTTCGAGGGCCGGCCGATGCTGCCCGAGCACGACGTCCTGGTCATCGACGAGGCGCACGAGCTCGTCGACCGGGTCACCTCGACCGTCACCGACGAGCTCACCCCCGGGGCGATCCGGGCCGCTGCCAGGCGGGCGCGCAAGTACGCCGAGTCCGACGACGACCTCGAGGACCTGGCCGGCGACCTGGAGGCCGTGCTCGAGCAGGCCCCGGAGGGGCGCCTTGCGGCCGGTATCCCCGACTCGCTTGCGAGCATCCTCGGCCGGTGCCGTGACGTCGGCCGCACCCTGCTCACGGAGATGAAGCCGCCCAAGGGCGAGAGCGTCGACGGGAGCCGCCAGATCGCGCTCGCCGCGGTCGACGAGCTGCACGAGACCGCGGTGCGGATGCTCCAGGAGCACGAGCTCGACGTCATCTGGGTCAGTCGTGACCCGCGCCGCGGACCGGTGCTGCGGGTGGCGCCGATGAGCGTGGCCATGCGCGTGCGCGAGCGGATCTTCGGCACGGGCGCCACCGACGACGACGAGTCGGTCCGCGACCGCACGGTGATCCTCACCTCGGCCACCCTCGAGCTCGGTGGCACCTTCGACGCGGTCGCGGGCACGCTGGGCCTGCGCGGTCCGGGTGCGCCGGAGTGGACGGGTCTCGACGTGGGCTCACCCTTCGACTACGCCCAGCAGGGCATCGCCTACGTCGCCGAGCACCTCCCCGCTCCCGGTCGGGACGGGCTGGCCACGCAGACCCTCGACGAGATCGAGGCGCTCGTGCGCGCGGCCGGCGGCCGCACCCTGGGCCTCTTCTCCTCCATGCGCGCCGCCAAGGAGGCCAGCGAGGCGATGCGCGAGCGCCTCGGGAGCGAGTTCACGGTCCTCTGCCAGGGCGAGGAGATGATCGGCACCCTGGTGCGCGACTTCGCCCGGGACCCCAGGACGATCCTCTTCGGCACGCTCACCCTCTGGCAGGGCGTCGACGTGCCCGGCAGCGCCTGCCAGCTGGTGCTCATCGACCGCATCCCCTTCCCCCGTCCCGACGACCCGCTGTCGTCGGCGCGCACTCAGGAGATCGCCCGCCGCGGTGGCAACGGCTTCATGGCGGTCTCGGCCACCCACGCGGCCCTGCGGCTCGCGCAGGGCGCCGGTCGCCTCATCCGCAAGGGCGACGACCGTGGCGTCGTCGCCTTCCTCGACAACCGGATGATCAAGGCGCGCTACGCCGGCTTCCTGCAGCGCTCGTTGCCGCCCTTCTGGCCGACGACCGACCGTGAGCTGGTCCTCGGCGCGCTGCGCCGGCTGGACCAGATCGCCCCCGAGGTGCAGGCCGTGGCCGACCCGGCGAAACGGGGGATGACCGGACAGCCGGTCGCCGCCGATCCAGGTCCGGCCGACGGGGTGCGCACGGCCGTCACGCAGGGGGAGGGGTGGTCGGTGCAGGACGACGACGAGCTGCGCGACGGCGTCGACCTCGGGCTGCCGCTCGACGAGCTCGCGGCGTCCCTGGCCAAGGACGAGTCCGTGGTCGCCGCCCGGGCCGCGACGCTCGGGCTGGCTGTCCCCACCCGGGGATAG
- a CDS encoding aldo/keto reductase: protein MELRRLGRSGLTVSAVGLGCNNLGRRGAATQTQEGSDAVVHAALDAGVTLFDTADTYGAEPGLSETMLGRSLGARRDEVVLATKFGMDLGGAIGPDFGARGARRYIMAAVEASLRRLGTDHIDLYQFHTPDPLTPIEETLDALDDLVRAGKVRYIGHSNRAGWQIADAEHVARARGGARFISSQSHYNLLDRRAELEVTPAAQAYGLGVLPYFPLARGLLTGKYSSGTAPEGSRLASRPEIIEGTDLDQLRAFGDFARERGLTEPEVAFSWLASRPTVTSVIAGATRPEQVRQNAEAISWVPTAEDEAALDQIFPPVDKVALF from the coding sequence ATGGAACTTCGCCGCCTCGGACGCTCCGGTCTCACCGTCTCCGCCGTCGGCCTGGGCTGCAACAACCTCGGTCGTCGCGGTGCCGCCACCCAGACCCAGGAGGGCAGCGACGCCGTCGTGCACGCCGCGCTCGACGCCGGCGTGACCCTCTTCGACACCGCCGACACCTACGGTGCCGAGCCGGGACTGTCCGAGACGATGCTCGGCAGGTCCCTGGGCGCCCGTCGCGACGAGGTCGTCCTCGCGACGAAGTTCGGCATGGACCTTGGTGGGGCCATCGGCCCCGACTTCGGCGCCCGCGGCGCGCGGCGGTACATCATGGCCGCGGTCGAGGCGTCCCTGCGCCGTCTCGGCACCGACCACATCGACCTGTACCAGTTCCACACCCCCGACCCGCTGACGCCGATCGAGGAGACGCTCGACGCGCTCGACGACCTCGTGCGTGCGGGCAAGGTGCGCTACATCGGCCACTCCAACCGCGCCGGCTGGCAGATCGCCGACGCCGAGCACGTCGCCCGGGCCCGCGGCGGCGCACGGTTCATCTCCAGCCAGAGCCACTACAACCTGCTCGACCGCCGTGCCGAGCTCGAGGTGACCCCGGCAGCGCAGGCCTACGGGCTGGGGGTGCTGCCCTACTTCCCGCTCGCCCGGGGGCTGCTCACCGGCAAGTACTCCTCGGGGACCGCGCCCGAGGGCAGCCGACTGGCCTCCCGCCCGGAGATCATCGAGGGCACCGACCTCGACCAGTTGCGCGCCTTCGGTGACTTCGCCCGGGAGCGGGGCCTGACCGAGCCGGAGGTGGCGTTCTCCTGGCTGGCCTCCCGACCGACCGTCACGAGCGTCATCGCCGGGGCGACCCGGCCCGAGCAGGTCCGGCAGAACGCCGAGGCGATCAGCTGGGTACCCACGGCCGAGGACGAGGCCGCTCTCGACCAGATCTTCCCGCCGGTCGACAAGGTGGCCCTCTTTTGA
- the holA gene encoding DNA polymerase III subunit delta, whose protein sequence is MSSRAAPFVLVSGPEEVLADRAVEQVIADVRVGTPEVDVVTLTAEAYTEGELTVQASPSLFGEDKLIIVRDLHQAPDALQIDLLNYLADPADSVTLVVTHASGNKGKKVLDALKKAKAHVIQAPAIKSDRDKAEFVTNEFRTSRRKATPDAVQALVEAVGKDVRELASACKQLVDDTTGTIDADVVERYHGGRVEATGFKVADATVAGRTGEALRLLRHAVDVGVDPVPIVAVIAMQLRQLAKVGGAGRGRSADLARDLGMAPWQIDKARRALQGWSGDALGRSIQAIAAADVEVKGGGRDPVYSVERAILTISRERNGS, encoded by the coding sequence TTGAGCAGCCGGGCGGCCCCCTTCGTGCTCGTCTCCGGACCGGAGGAAGTCCTCGCGGACCGGGCGGTCGAGCAGGTCATCGCCGACGTGCGCGTGGGCACGCCCGAGGTCGACGTCGTCACCCTCACCGCGGAGGCCTACACCGAGGGCGAGCTGACCGTGCAGGCCAGCCCCTCCCTCTTCGGGGAGGACAAGCTGATCATCGTGCGCGACCTGCACCAGGCGCCCGACGCGCTCCAGATCGACCTGCTCAACTACCTCGCCGACCCGGCGGACTCGGTCACCCTCGTCGTCACCCACGCCTCGGGCAACAAGGGCAAGAAGGTCCTCGACGCGCTGAAGAAGGCCAAGGCGCACGTCATCCAGGCCCCGGCGATCAAGAGCGACCGCGACAAGGCCGAGTTCGTCACCAACGAGTTCCGCACCTCCCGGCGCAAGGCGACACCGGACGCCGTCCAGGCCCTCGTCGAGGCCGTCGGCAAGGACGTGCGCGAGCTGGCCTCGGCCTGCAAGCAGCTCGTCGACGACACCACCGGCACGATCGACGCCGACGTCGTCGAGCGCTACCACGGGGGCCGGGTCGAGGCGACCGGCTTCAAGGTCGCCGACGCCACCGTCGCCGGGCGCACCGGCGAGGCCCTGCGGCTGCTGCGCCACGCGGTCGACGTCGGGGTGGACCCGGTGCCGATCGTCGCCGTCATCGCCATGCAGCTGCGGCAGCTGGCCAAGGTCGGGGGAGCGGGGCGCGGCCGCAGCGCCGACCTGGCCCGCGACCTCGGCATGGCGCCCTGGCAGATCGACAAGGCCAGGCGTGCGCTGCAGGGCTGGAGCGGGGACGCGCTCGGGCGCAGCATCCAGGCGATCGCCGCCGCTGACGTCGAGGTGAAGGGTGGTGGTCGTGACCCCGTGTACTCGGTCGAGAGGGCCATCCTGACGATCTCGCGGGAGCGCAACGGCTCCTGA
- the rpsT gene encoding 30S ribosomal protein S20, whose protein sequence is MANIKSQIKRVKTNNERTERNRAIKSELRTWIRKVRKAVEAGDAETAKSTLATASKKLDKAVSKGALHANQAANKKSALAKKVNAL, encoded by the coding sequence GTGGCAAACATCAAGTCCCAGATCAAGCGCGTGAAGACGAACAACGAGCGCACCGAGCGCAACCGTGCGATCAAGTCCGAGCTGCGCACGTGGATCCGCAAGGTCCGCAAGGCCGTCGAGGCCGGCGACGCCGAGACCGCCAAGTCGACGCTCGCCACCGCGAGCAAGAAGCTCGACAAGGCCGTGAGCAAGGGCGCCCTGCACGCCAACCAGGCCGCCAACAAGAAGTCGGCCCTGGCGAAGAAGGTCAACGCGCTCTGA
- the lepA gene encoding translation elongation factor 4, translating to MSPKASEALPPNATPPAQIRNFCIIAHIDHGKSTLADRMLQITGVVEERQMRAQFLDRMDIERERGITIKSQAVRMPWVATVDEAESVYCLNMIDTPGHVDFTYEVSRSLAACEGAILLVDAAQGIEAQTLANLYLAMENDLTIIPVLNKIDLPAAQPEKYAAELAGLIGCEPEDVLKVSGKTGEGVEELLDEIVTLLPPPEGDADAPARAMIFDSVYDNYRGVVTYVRVVDGDLNPREKIIMMSTRATHDLLEIGVISPDMVASKGLGVGEVGYLITGVKDVRQSKVGDTVTAAAAPAEHAIGGYREPRPMVFSGLYPMDGSDYPTLRDALDKLKLNDAALVYEPETSAALGFGFRCGFLGLLHLEIVRERLEREFNLDLISTQPNVVYQVTMDDGTEVEVTNPSEFPYGKVAEVREPIVKATILAPSEFIGPIMELCQGKRGQLGGMDYLSEERVEMRYTLPLAEIVFDFFDQLKSRTRGYASLEYQEAGDQSADLVKVDILLQGDGVDAFSAVVHKDKAYAYGTMMAGKLRELIPRQQFEVPIQAAIGSRIIARETIRAIRKDVLAKCYGGDISRKRKLLEKQKEGKKRMKNIGTVEVPQEAFIAALSSDAGAVEKAKK from the coding sequence GTGTCACCCAAGGCCAGCGAGGCTCTCCCGCCGAACGCGACCCCGCCGGCGCAGATCCGCAACTTCTGCATCATCGCCCACATCGACCACGGCAAGTCCACGCTCGCCGACCGGATGCTCCAGATCACCGGGGTCGTCGAGGAGCGGCAGATGCGGGCGCAGTTCCTGGACCGGATGGACATCGAGCGCGAGCGCGGCATCACCATCAAGTCGCAGGCCGTGCGGATGCCGTGGGTGGCAACGGTCGACGAGGCTGAGTCCGTTTACTGCCTCAACATGATCGACACCCCGGGGCACGTCGACTTCACCTACGAGGTCTCCCGCTCGCTCGCCGCGTGCGAGGGCGCGATCCTGCTCGTCGACGCCGCGCAGGGCATCGAGGCGCAGACCCTGGCCAACCTGTACCTGGCCATGGAGAACGACCTGACGATCATCCCGGTGCTGAACAAGATCGACCTGCCGGCGGCGCAGCCGGAGAAGTACGCGGCGGAGCTCGCCGGACTCATCGGGTGCGAGCCCGAGGACGTGCTCAAGGTCAGCGGCAAGACGGGCGAAGGGGTCGAGGAGCTCCTCGACGAGATCGTCACCCTGCTCCCGCCGCCCGAGGGCGACGCCGACGCCCCGGCCCGGGCGATGATCTTCGACTCCGTCTACGACAACTACCGCGGCGTCGTCACCTACGTGCGCGTCGTCGACGGTGACCTCAACCCGCGCGAGAAGATCATCATGATGTCGACCCGGGCGACGCACGACCTCCTCGAGATCGGGGTCATCTCGCCCGACATGGTCGCGAGCAAGGGGCTGGGCGTCGGTGAGGTCGGGTACCTCATCACCGGCGTGAAGGACGTGCGCCAGTCCAAGGTCGGTGACACGGTCACGGCCGCGGCGGCACCGGCCGAGCACGCCATCGGCGGCTACCGCGAGCCCCGGCCGATGGTCTTCTCCGGTCTCTACCCGATGGACGGCAGCGACTACCCGACGCTGCGCGACGCGCTGGACAAGCTCAAGCTCAACGACGCCGCCCTGGTCTACGAGCCGGAGACGTCCGCCGCGCTCGGCTTCGGTTTCCGCTGCGGCTTCCTCGGGCTGCTGCACCTCGAGATCGTGCGCGAGCGCCTCGAGCGCGAGTTCAACCTCGACCTCATCTCCACCCAGCCCAACGTCGTCTACCAGGTGACGATGGACGACGGGACCGAGGTCGAGGTGACCAACCCGAGCGAGTTCCCCTACGGCAAGGTCGCGGAGGTGCGCGAGCCGATCGTCAAGGCCACGATCCTCGCCCCGAGCGAGTTCATCGGCCCGATCATGGAGCTGTGCCAAGGCAAGCGCGGCCAGCTCGGCGGCATGGACTACCTGTCCGAGGAGCGCGTCGAGATGCGCTACACGCTGCCGCTCGCCGAGATCGTCTTCGACTTCTTCGACCAGCTGAAGTCCCGCACCCGTGGCTACGCCTCGCTGGAGTACCAGGAGGCCGGCGACCAGTCGGCCGACCTGGTCAAGGTCGACATCCTCCTCCAGGGCGACGGCGTCGACGCCTTCAGCGCCGTCGTCCACAAGGACAAGGCCTACGCCTACGGCACGATGATGGCCGGCAAGCTCAGGGAGCTCATCCCGCGGCAGCAGTTCGAGGTGCCGATCCAGGCCGCCATCGGCTCGCGGATCATTGCGCGCGAGACCATCCGCGCCATCCGCAAGGACGTGCTCGCCAAGTGCTACGGCGGTGACATCTCCCGCAAGCGCAAGCTGCTCGAGAAGCAGAAGGAGGGCAAGAAGCGGATGAAGAACATCGGCACCGTCGAGGTCCCGCAGGAGGCCTTCATCGCGGCGCTCTCCTCCGACGCCGGCGCCGTGGAGAAGGCCAAGAAGTAG
- a CDS encoding tyrosine-protein phosphatase yields MTRWIELDGVVNMRDLGGLPTLRGGRTREGRLLRSDNLQDLTPQDVGRLVDEVGVTDIIDLRTDVERDLTGPGPLTETSLAHHHLSFIDEERHPGAAPSDTDTGRDALVLSQGDPDRGTPGFWTRHYLGYLHQRPDSVAGALGIIAGSRGGAVVHCAAGKDRTGTVTAMALSVAGVPDEEIIADYAASGERIRQIIDRLIDVEPYKWGLQGRSIDEQTPRPETMEMILRTLEDEHGGATGWLRQQGWDEDRLELLRARLLG; encoded by the coding sequence ATGACCCGCTGGATCGAGCTCGATGGTGTCGTCAACATGCGCGACCTCGGGGGCCTGCCCACCCTCCGCGGCGGGCGCACGCGCGAGGGCCGGCTCCTGCGCAGCGACAACCTCCAGGACCTCACCCCCCAGGACGTGGGTCGTCTCGTCGACGAGGTGGGTGTCACCGACATCATCGACCTGCGCACCGACGTCGAGCGCGACCTCACCGGGCCCGGGCCCCTGACCGAGACGTCGCTGGCGCACCACCACCTGAGCTTCATCGACGAGGAGCGCCATCCGGGCGCGGCACCGAGCGACACCGACACGGGCAGGGACGCCCTGGTGCTCTCGCAGGGTGACCCGGACCGCGGCACCCCCGGGTTCTGGACGCGGCACTACCTGGGTTACCTCCACCAGCGGCCGGACTCCGTGGCGGGAGCGCTCGGCATCATCGCGGGCAGCCGAGGGGGCGCCGTCGTGCACTGCGCCGCGGGGAAGGACCGCACCGGGACGGTCACGGCGATGGCGCTGTCGGTCGCCGGCGTGCCGGACGAGGAGATCATCGCCGACTACGCGGCCAGCGGCGAGCGGATCCGCCAGATCATCGACCGGCTCATCGACGTCGAGCCGTACAAGTGGGGCCTGCAGGGACGCTCGATCGACGAGCAGACCCCGCGGCCGGAGACGATGGAGATGATCCTGCGCACGCTCGAGGACGAGCACGGCGGCGCGACCGGGTGGTTGCGCCAGCAGGGGTGGGACGAGGACCGCCTGGAGCTGCTGCGCGCGCGGCTCCTCGGCTGA